The Pseudomonas nunensis genome includes the window CGATCCCGGCGCTGGCCTCGGGGCTGTTGACCCGGACCATCGCGACCTTGAAACAAAGCCATCCACGCTTGTCCATGAGCATCCAGGTCGATACCAGCGACGTTCTGGTGCAGGCGCTGTTGCAGGATCAACTGGATATTGTTTTGGGGCGGATTCCCGCCGGTGCGCGGGCCGAAGAATTGCTGTTCGACAGCCTTGGCGAAGAAGCCTTGTGCGTAATTGCCGGCGCGCAGAATCCACTGGCGCAAGAGAAAAACCTGAGCTGGGCGGAGTTGCAGAACATGACCTGGGTGCTGCAACAGCATCCAAGCCCGATGCGCGCGATCATCAATCAGGTGTTCCACAATGCGCGGGTCGACATCCCCAACAGCATCGTCGAAACCACCTCGATCATGACCCTGCTGTCGTTGATCCAGCAGACTGACATGCTCGGCGTCACGCCTGTTTCAGTGGTCGAGGACTATGCCGGGCGCGATTTGCTCGCCGTGTTGCCGATCAAGTTTGAAGCGCGGTTGCCGCCTTATGGGTTGATCACCCGGCGGCATCGAATTCAATCGTCGGCCATGCAGGCGTTCATGAATTCGGTGCGGGCCGAACAGGCGCTGAGCAAATAAAAAAGGCCCGGAACTCGGTTCCGGGCCTTTGTGTTTTCAAGCGGTTTTTCGGAAGACGAAGACCAGTCCGACAATGATCAGCAGCATGCCCAACACGCTCAACAGCGCCAGTCGATTACCGAAAATCAGATAATCCATCACCGCCGTCACCGCTGGCACCAGGTAAAA containing:
- a CDS encoding LysR family transcriptional regulator, which codes for MTRIPEANVIHSRLRLRQLRLMLALQEFGSLRRAADHIGMTQPAATKMLHEAEDLLGVELFERLPRGMRSTPFGETVIYYARMVFAELSGMREELVALESGNLGRVAVGAIPALASGLLTRTIATLKQSHPRLSMSIQVDTSDVLVQALLQDQLDIVLGRIPAGARAEELLFDSLGEEALCVIAGAQNPLAQEKNLSWAELQNMTWVLQQHPSPMRAIINQVFHNARVDIPNSIVETTSIMTLLSLIQQTDMLGVTPVSVVEDYAGRDLLAVLPIKFEARLPPYGLITRRHRIQSSAMQAFMNSVRAEQALSK